In Drosophila santomea strain STO CAGO 1482 chromosome 3L, Prin_Dsan_1.1, whole genome shotgun sequence, a single window of DNA contains:
- the LOC120449520 gene encoding uncharacterized protein LOC120449520 isoform X1, translated as MELFGIYLILATTVVVQGYRKYGLTCEDIECISGQKCIVSRVPCENPNQQQGEQCGTYPECQTVLHRFRRTPPMSYQPVGMPAPMPPGYPPPRPSFPMQQPRQAAPQYAIPPQLNPQYAVQYQANRQYAMQGDPNWANPGLYFSVGMSYPTYMNYNGRSAGNSPPSFYNPYLPSYSTYNYNINLPFSGGSS; from the exons atggaaCTTTTTGGAATATATCTAATACTAGCCACTACAGTGGTTGTCCAGGGATACAGGA AATATGGTCTTACTTGTGAGGATATAGAGTGTATATCGGGTCAAAAGTGCATTGTATCCAGAGTTCCCTGCGAAAATCCAAATCAGCAACAAGGAGAGCAATGTGGAACATATCCGGAGTGCCAAACAG TTTTGCACCGCTTCCGGCGAACGCCACCAATGTCTTATCAGCCCGTGGGGATGCCAGCTCCAATGCCACCTGGGTATCCACCACCTCGTCCGTCGTTTCCAATGCAGCAGCCGCGTCAAGCTGCACCACAATATGCGATTCCACCCCAGCTCAACCCACAGTACGCAGTTCAATACCAGGCCAACAGGCAATACGCCATGCAAGGAGATCCCAACTGGGCTAATCCTGGGCTCTACTTCTCAGTGGGGATGTCCTATCCCACGTATATGAACTACAATGGCCGTTCTGCTGGGAACTCCCCTCCATCATTTTACAATCCGTATCTGCCCAGTTATAGTACCTATAACTACAATATTAACTTACCCTTTTCGGGTGGATCTTCCTAG
- the LOC120449520 gene encoding uncharacterized protein LOC120449520 isoform X2, with product MELFGIYLILATTVVVQGYRKYGLTCEDIECISGQKCIVSRVPCENPNQQQGEQCGTYPECQTDQMASDFTIDTTQTTANTQNSIIIPFSTPTNRNRNNRDSDFELLTDFSNSDALATHAGQRQANVLVIVQDGSQQPQQPNPWLNRGQSSPCTVSALYPYSCNYPGYPNSGAGLPSYPQQRSANVPQLVPPTPPCYYNCYPRVRSSPYGQYGYPLARSANPSPTNNYLIYLTLAG from the exons atggaaCTTTTTGGAATATATCTAATACTAGCCACTACAGTGGTTGTCCAGGGATACAGGA AATATGGTCTTACTTGTGAGGATATAGAGTGTATATCGGGTCAAAAGTGCATTGTATCCAGAGTTCCCTGCGAAAATCCAAATCAGCAACAAGGAGAGCAATGTGGAACATATCCGGAGTGCCAAACAG ATCAGATGGCCAGCGATTTCACCATCGACACCACACAGACCACTGCCAACACCCAAAACAGCATCATCATACCCTTCAGCACCCCCACGAATCGCAATCGGAATAATAGGGATAGTGACTTCGAACTGCTGACCGATTTCAGTAACTCCGATGCATTGGCCACGCATGCAGGGCAACGGCAGGCCAATGTTCTGGTTATTGTTCAAGATGGTTCCCAACAACCTCAACAGCCAAATCCCTGGCTGAATCGAGGACAAAGTTCTCCCTGTACCGTCAGTGCCCTCTACCCATATTCCTGCAATTATCCTGGTTATCCGAATTCCGGAGCGGGATTACCTTCATATCCGCAGCAGCGATCGGCCAATGTGCCACAGTTAGTTCCTCCCACACCGCCCTGCTACTATAACTGCTATCCCAGAGTGCGGTCCAGTCCATATGGTCAATATGGATACCCCCTGGCTAGATCAGCCAATCCCTCACCAACTAATAACTATCTAATCTACCTCACATTAGCTGGCTAA
- the LOC122756440 gene encoding myb-like protein AA — translation MAGSMPYPGPVPMSAPVPGRAYYPSYMGQPYMGQSYMGQPYMGQPYMGQAMPRPMAAAPMPMMPMMPQGGGAMGGTSIIVEPLVILPMGIGASTGAGLNSNPYYGANGAYPSYNNYNPYNTYTTARPNYDYNNYNNNNNNYPNSNNNTGSNNNYNDYNSYG, via the coding sequence atggcaGGATCGATGCCGTATCCTGGTCCTGTTCCCATGAGTGCGCCAGTTCCGGGCCGTGCGTATTATCCCTCCTATATGGGACAGCCGTACATGGGACAATCGTACATGGGACAACCTTACATGGGACAACCGTACATGGGACAAGCGATGCCCAGACCTATGGCAGCAGCTCCCATGCCCATGATGCCGATGATGCCCCAGGGAGGCGGAGCTATGGGTGGGACCAGCATCATTGTGGAGCCTTTGGTAATCCTGCCAATGGGTATTGGGGCGAGCACGGGTGCGGGCTTAAATTCCAATCCATATTACGGAGCAAATGGGGCTTATCCCAGCTATAATAATTACAATCCCTACAACACATACACTACAGCACGACCCAACTACGACTataacaactacaacaacaacaataataactaCCCGAATTCAAATAACAATACTGGCTCTAATAACAATTACAACGATTACAACTCATACGGCTAa
- the LOC120448424 gene encoding uncharacterized protein LOC120448424 gives MKLQFIGLILAIVILREIRAREAVAPIPDVGQVIKDLDGLHIDGTTFEQGAPCRVNVQRDLPRSDQVQPLYLRPGTDLYWLPNADGHLEVNRGASIELHCSHPFAPANGESLDAKLRSIRVKCVQDTTFEWLGAKIQFSDFVCSHSMSYTVERLDRSCGNDTTSPSNSYLYRVGYDTGDGRFVVTMELCHDPKHLRTHYAHHQLTPASVHFQKNVKRLKFSTAGHFTGFDMARIYSHKSQEKLMVPGLIDVKSGLFLARGHLTAKADLIYASQQRSSFNYMNVAPQWQSFNGGQWADLEDSTRRYVARSGIVASVYTGIYGEMKLAGSKVLHLTTNANNTGVVAVPQLFYRVLIDVGHPTRGIALVGVNNPHATLAQIHESYIICDPVEDQVHWLSWLHKSNAKGNLKKGYLYACSVPDLARAVGHLPRPLLEVDELLT, from the exons ATGAAGCTTCAGTTTATCGGTCTGATTTTGGCGATCGTGATTCTGAGAGAGATTCGGGCACGTGAGGCGGTTGCCCCCATTCCAGATGTGGGTCAGGTAATCAAAGATCTCGATGGACTGCACATTGATGGAACAACATTTGAGCAAG GTGCTCCCTGCAGAGTGAATGTGCAAAGGGATCTGCCTCGTTCCGACCAAGTGCAGCCGCTGTACCTGCGCCCTGGGACTGATCTCTACTGGCTGCCCAATGCCGATGGCCACCTGGAGGTTAACCGCGGCGCCAGCATCGAGCTGCACTGCAGCCATCCTTTCGCACCCGCGAATGGAGAGTCCTTGGATGCGAAGCTGCGCTCCATTCGCGTGAAGTGTGTGCAGGACACCACCTTCGAGTGGCTGGGGGCCAAAATCCAATTCAGCGACTTTGTCTGCAGTCACTCTATGTCCTACACCGTGGAGCGATTGGACAGGAGTTGTGGCAACGACACTACGAGTCCATCCAACTCGTACTTGTATCGCGTGGGCTATGACACCGGAGATGGCAGATTTGTGGTCACCATGGAGCTGTGCCACGACCCAAAACACCTGCGCACCCACTACGCCCACCATCAACTGACACCGGCGAGCGTGCACTtccagaaaaatgtgaaaCGCCTGAAGTTTAGCACCGCCGGCCATTTCACGGGCTTTGACATGGCCAGAATTTATTCGCACAAAAGCCAGGAGAAACTGATGGTGCCCGGCCTCATTGACGTGAAGAGTGGTCTGTTCCTGGCCCGCGGACACCTGACGGCCAAAGCGGATCTAATCTATGCCagtcagcagaggagcagCTTCAACTACATGAACGTGGCGCCCCAGTGGCAGAGCTTCAATGGTGGTCAGTGGGCCGACCTGGAGGACTCCACCCGACGATATGTGGCCCGTTCGGGCATCGTGGCCAGTGTGTATACGGGCATCTATGGCGAAATGAAGCTGGCTGGCAGCAAAGTCCTTCACCTGACCACCAATGCCAATAACACTGGTGTGGTGGCCGTGCCCCAGCTCTTCTATCGCGTCCTCATCGATGTGGGACATCCGACCCGCGGAATCGCTTTGGTGGGTGTCAACAACCCACATGCCACTCTGGCCCAGATCCACGAGTCCTATATCATCTGCGATCCCGTGGAGGACCAGGTGCATTGGCTTAGCTGGCTGCACAAAAGCAACGCCAAGGGTAACCTGAAGAAGGGCTATCTGTATGCCTGTTCGGTGCCGGATTTGGCCCGGGCTGTCGGacatttgccacgcccccttctcGAGGTGGATGAGCTGCTCACTTAG